One genomic segment of Labeo rohita strain BAU-BD-2019 chromosome 14, IGBB_LRoh.1.0, whole genome shotgun sequence includes these proteins:
- the slitrk2 gene encoding SLIT and NTRK-like protein 2, translating into MLNNILLLSVLTVTSFPSKTDSRKTSKDICKNRCSCEEKENALNINCENKGFTTVSHFQPPQNKISQLFLNGNFLTKISPNEFLNYGNVTSLHLGNNGLQEIKTGAFNGLKNLKRLHLNNNNLEIIREDTFSGLESLEYLQADYNYISAIEAGAFNKLNKLKVLILNDNLLLSLPNNIFRFVMLTHLDLRGNRLKMLPFAGVLEHIGGIMEIQLEENPWNCTCDLIPLKAWLDTISVFVGDIVCETPFRLHGKDVTQLIKQDLCPRRNPGDASHRAMQPPSDSQYQAPSPTLRPRVTPTRAPKASRPPKMRYRPTPRVTSSRDKHVFGPIMVYQTRSPVPMTCPSICVCTSQNPDSGLNINCQERKLQNISELQPKPSYPKKLHLTGNYLQTIYRTDLTEYSSLELLHLGNNRIAIIQDGAFENLTSLRRLYLNGNYIESLSQSLFAGLQSLQYLYLEYNIIKEILPHTFNSLHNLQLLFLNNNLLRSLPDNVFGGTMLTRLNLRNNHFSHLPVRGVLDQLSAFIQIDLQENPWDCTCDIVELKNWMELSSTSVVVNEITCDSPSKHAGRLLRSLRNDAICPETDEVPVTKPPTAASSSTEATPSSAVTPTDRMPEMPPEVPLSVLILGLLVVFILSVCFGAGLFVFVLKRRKGVENVPSGPNNHLDLNSFQVQYGSYNADANTDKSDNHVYNYIPPPVGQMCQNPIYMQKENEQVAYYRNLKELSFSTLDPKKEELDRSPAFTISTVEFIDKQPCANREPELLYQNIVERAKDLPQSGPLSYNFCTLPKKSFIPPYETTRRHNQDRLNKTVLYGTPRKYAAQSKNEHPLLSNKLKTEPDYLEVLEKQTAMSQL; encoded by the coding sequence ATGCTGAACAACATTCTCTTGCTGAGCGTTTTAACAGTCACCAGTTTCCCTTCTAAGACAGATAGCCGCAAAACTTCCAAAGACATTTGCAAGAACCGGTGCTCCTGCGAGGAAAAGGAGAACGCGTTGAATATCAATTGTGAAAACAAGGGTTTTACCACGGTCAGTCATTTCCAGCCTCCGCAGAACAAAATCAGCCAACTGTTTCTGAATGGAAACTTTCTCACCAAGATAAGCCCGAACGAATTCCTCAATTATGGTAATGTAACATCTCTTCATTTGGGTAATAATGGCTTGCAGGAGATCAAAACGGGGGCATTCAATGGGTTAAAAAACTTGAAGCGTCTTCAtctcaataataataacttgGAGATCATAAGAGAGGACACTTTTTCTGGTTTGGAGAGTTTGGAGTATTTGCAAGCTGATTATAATTACATCAGTGCCATAGAGGCTGGTGCTTTTAACAAACTGAATAAACTCAAAGTCCTGATACTCAATGATAACCTTTTGCTCTCTCTACCTAATAACATATTCCGCTTTGTCATGTTGACGCATTTGGATTTAAGGGGAAACCGACTGAAGATGCTGCCGTTTGCTGGCGTTCTAGAGCATATAGGTGGAATAATGGAGATTCAGCTGGAAGAGAACCCGTGGAATTGCACTTGTGATCTGATACCCCTGAAAGCCTGGCTGGATACAATTTCAGTCTTCGTGGGGGATATTGTGTGTGAGACGCCATTCAGACTGCACGGTAAAGACGTCACACAGCTGATCAAGCAAGACCTTTGCCCCAGGCGCAATCCTGGAGACGCAAGTCACCGTGCGATGCAGCCACCATCTGATTCACAATACCAGGCTCCATCTCCAACCCTGAGGCCTCGTGTCACCCCGACAAGAGCCCCCAAGGCCTCCCGCCCCCCCAAAATGAGATACCGCCCCACTCCTCGTGTCACGTCCAGCAGAGACAAACACGTATTCGGGCCTATCATGGTGTACCAGACGCGCTCGCCGGTTCCAATGACCTGCCCGAGCATTTGCGTGTGCACGTCGCAAAATCCCGACAGTGGATTAAACATCAATTGTCAGGAGAGGAAGCTTCAGAACATCTCAGAACTTCAACCCAAACCGTCGTATCCAAAGAAACTGCATTTAACTGGTAACTATTTGCAGACCATATACAGAACGGATCTGACAGAGTACAGCTCGCTTGAGCTCCTGCACTTAGGGAATAACAGAATAGCTATCATTCAGGACGGAGCCTTCGAGAATCTCACAAGTTTAAGGAGGCTTTATCTGAACGGCAACTACATCGAAAGCCTGTCCCAGTCTTTATTCGCTGGGCTGCAGAGCTTGCAGTATCTCTACCTGGAATATAACATCATTAAAGAGATTTTACCCCACACCTTCAACTCACTGCACAATCTGCAGCTATTGTTCCTTAATAATAACCTGCTGAGATCCCTTCCTGATAACGTGTTTGGAGGTACTATGCTGACAAGGCTTAATCTCAGAAACAATCACTTTTCCCATCTCCCAGTGCGTGGGGTGCTGGACCAGCTCTCTGCCTTCATTCAGATCGACCTTCAGGAGAATCCGTGGGACTGCACCTGCGACATTGTGGAGCTTAAGAACTGGATGGAGCTGTCCAGCACCAGCGTAGTGGTGAATGAGATCACGTGTGACTCACCATCCAAGCATGCAGGTCGGCTCTTGCGCTCCCTTCGAAACGATGCCATCTGCCCTGAGACTGACGAGGTTCCTGTGACTAAACCCCCGACTGCTGCAAGCTCGAGCACCGAGGCGACCCCTTCTTCTGCCGTAACCCCTACGGACAGAATGCCCgaaatgcctccagaggtgccCTTGTCCGTTCTCATCCTAGGCCTGCTCGTCGTGTTCATTCTCTCCGTGTGCTTCGGGGCAGGATTGTTCGTGTTCGTCCTCAAACGTCGCAAGGGAGTGGAGAACGTTCCCTCGGGCCCCAATAACCATTTGGACTTGAACTCCTTTCAAGTACAATACGGCTCGTACAATGCAGACGCCAATACGGATAAAAGCGACAACCACGTGTATAACTATATCCCTCCGCCCGTGGGCCAGATGTGTCAAAATCCCATCTACATGCAGAAGGAGAACGAGCAGGTGGCCTACTATCGAAACCTGAAGGAACTGAGCTTCAGCACGCTTGATCCCAAGAAGGAGGAGCTTGATCGAAGCCCAGCTTTCACCATAAGCACAGTGGAGTTCATTGACAAGCAGCCGTGCGCCAACCGCGAGCCGGAACTGCTCTACCAGAACATTGTGGAGAGAGCGAAAGATCTTCCTCAGTCTGGGCCACTCAGCTATAACTTTTGCACTTTACCCAAAAAATCCTTCATCCCCCCTTACGAAACCACCCGGCGACACAACCAAGATCGATTAAACAAAACCGTCCTCTACGGGACCCCCAGAAAATATGCTGCACAGTCCAAAAACGAGCATCCTTTGCTATCCAACAAGCTTAAAACCGAGCCGGACTACCTCGAAGTTCTGGAGAAACAAACTGCGATGAGTCAGTTGTAA